From Sphingopyxis sp. USTB-05, the proteins below share one genomic window:
- a CDS encoding transglutaminase family protein, with protein MRLRVEHSTHYNFDGHVAYALQQLKLTPKERPGQQLIHNWSIEIEGGTQQLHYTDHHGNGVDLVSVHSGAPELLIRCTGEVELVTWDGVIGPHRGAMPLWTFLRPTPLTRAGRAVRSLTAELGRDFANEIERAHALSALTLAKLPYRIGVTDAETTAEQALAGEGGVCQDHAHIFIAAMRHLGHPARYVSGYLMMNDRTDQDATHGWAEAYFEHIGWIGFDVSNGHSPDQRYIRVATGLDYRDAAPVRGMRYGAAQENLVVQLQVQQ; from the coding sequence ATGCGTCTTCGTGTCGAACATAGCACGCACTATAATTTCGACGGCCATGTCGCATATGCGCTCCAGCAATTGAAGCTGACGCCGAAGGAGCGCCCGGGGCAGCAACTGATCCACAATTGGTCGATCGAGATCGAGGGCGGGACTCAGCAGCTTCACTACACCGATCATCATGGCAATGGCGTCGACCTCGTCTCGGTCCATAGCGGCGCGCCGGAACTGCTCATTCGCTGCACCGGCGAGGTCGAACTGGTGACGTGGGACGGGGTGATCGGGCCGCATCGCGGCGCAATGCCGCTCTGGACCTTCCTCCGTCCGACGCCGCTGACGCGCGCGGGGCGCGCAGTGCGTTCGCTGACCGCCGAGCTCGGCCGCGATTTTGCGAACGAGATCGAACGCGCACATGCGCTTTCGGCGCTGACCCTGGCGAAGCTTCCCTACCGGATCGGCGTCACCGATGCCGAGACGACCGCCGAGCAGGCGCTCGCCGGCGAGGGCGGCGTGTGTCAGGATCATGCGCATATCTTTATCGCCGCGATGCGTCACCTCGGGCATCCGGCACGCTACGTCTCCGGCTATCTGATGATGAACGACCGGACGGATCAGGATGCAACCCACGGCTGGGCCGAGGCGTATTTCGAGCATATAGGCTGGATCGGTTTCGACGTGAGCAACGGCCACTCACCCGACCAGCGCTATATTCGTGTCGCGACCGGCCTCGATTATCGCGACGCCGCCCCGGTTCGCGGCATGCGCTATGGTGCAGCGCAAGAAAATCTGGTTGTCCAATTGCAGGTCCAGCAATAA
- a CDS encoding alpha-E domain-containing protein: MLGKTAGSLYWMARYLERSENNARLIDAGFRIALTRSSTARSEWRSVLVTAGQDLTFRQAHGEDYTSQRVVDFLLRDPANPSSILSVVKRARDNARTARTYLTREVWEAVNTSWMTLGALLKRQVREDDLPDVLASIRQQSAQVIGAFSGTMLRNDGYNFARLGTFLERADNTARILDVKYYLLLPSVAHIGSSIDNVQWETILRSVSAHRAYHWLYGAEISALKIAEFLILYKQMPRSLAFCCDQMNDNLGLLERTYGEETEAVRMGMSICRDRLSRPIQSIFDGGLHEFITDFLRANAVLARQIERDYRFVE, translated from the coding sequence ATGCTCGGGAAAACCGCAGGAAGCCTCTATTGGATGGCGCGCTACCTCGAACGGAGCGAGAATAATGCGCGGTTGATCGATGCGGGTTTCCGTATCGCTCTCACGCGATCGAGCACCGCGCGGTCCGAATGGCGATCGGTGCTCGTCACCGCGGGACAGGATCTCACGTTTCGGCAGGCGCACGGCGAGGACTATACGTCGCAGCGCGTCGTCGATTTCCTGCTGCGCGACCCCGCCAACCCGTCGAGCATATTGTCCGTCGTCAAACGCGCGCGCGACAATGCGCGCACCGCGCGGACGTATCTCACGCGTGAGGTGTGGGAGGCGGTCAACACAAGCTGGATGACGCTGGGCGCGCTGCTCAAACGGCAGGTTCGCGAGGATGATCTGCCTGACGTGCTCGCGTCGATCCGCCAGCAGAGCGCGCAGGTGATCGGTGCCTTTTCGGGCACGATGCTGCGCAACGACGGCTATAATTTCGCGCGGCTCGGCACCTTTCTGGAACGCGCCGACAACACCGCGCGCATCCTCGACGTCAAATATTATCTGCTGCTGCCATCGGTTGCACATATCGGTAGCTCGATCGACAATGTGCAGTGGGAAACGATCCTGCGATCGGTTTCAGCGCACCGCGCCTATCACTGGCTTTACGGGGCGGAGATCAGCGCGCTCAAGATTGCCGAATTCCTGATCCTCTATAAACAGATGCCGCGCAGCCTCGCTTTCTGCTGCGATCAGATGAACGACAACCTCGGCCTGCTCGAACGCACTTATGGGGAGGAGACCGAGGCGGTGCGAATGGGAATGTCGATCTGCCGCGACCGGCTATCGCGGCCCATCCAGTCGATCTTCGATGGCGGCTTGCACGAATTCATCACCGATTTTCTCCGCGCCAATGCCGTGCTCGCGCGGCAGATCGAGCGCGACTACCGGTTCGTGGAGTGA
- a CDS encoding circularly permuted type 2 ATP-grasp protein, with translation MTGQGGEVRSPYRDYSDWFGREDAARIQRKAQQAEAFFRTTGITFNVYGEDEADERLIPFDVVPRIISASEWRRLSRGIEQRVRALNAFLHDIYHRQEILRAGRVPVELISRNEAFLPMMMGMDPPGGVYTHISGIDIVRTGADEFYVLEDNARTPSGVSYMLENRETMLQMFPELFAKISVREVSDYPLNLLKSLAACAPPACGGTPTVAVLTPGIHNSAYFEHSFLADQMGAELVEGHDLRVVDGRVAMRTTQGYTPIDVLYRRVDDDFLDPLNFRPDSVLGVPGIWDVYRAGGITIANAPGTGIADDKALYSYMPDIIEFYTGEKALLPNVPTWRCSEPEHLREVLDRLPELVVKEVHGSGGYGMLVGPAASKKEIAAFRAKLEANPRNYIAQPTLSLSTVPIFTKAGLAPRHVDLRPFVLMSPQRIRITPGGLTRVAMSKGSLVVNSSQGGGTKDTWVLED, from the coding sequence ATGACGGGGCAGGGCGGTGAAGTCCGCTCGCCCTATCGCGACTATTCGGACTGGTTCGGGCGCGAGGATGCGGCGCGCATCCAGCGCAAGGCGCAGCAGGCCGAAGCATTTTTTCGGACCACGGGCATCACCTTCAACGTCTATGGCGAGGATGAGGCCGACGAGCGGCTGATCCCCTTCGACGTCGTTCCGCGCATCATCTCGGCGAGCGAGTGGCGCCGCCTGTCGCGCGGTATCGAGCAGCGCGTGCGCGCGCTCAATGCCTTCCTCCACGACATCTATCACCGGCAGGAAATATTGCGCGCCGGGCGTGTTCCCGTCGAGCTGATCTCGCGCAACGAAGCCTTCCTGCCGATGATGATGGGGATGGATCCGCCGGGCGGCGTTTATACGCACATCAGCGGCATCGATATCGTGCGCACCGGCGCCGACGAATTCTATGTGCTCGAGGACAATGCGCGCACGCCGTCGGGCGTCTCCTACATGCTCGAAAATCGCGAGACGATGCTCCAGATGTTTCCCGAGCTGTTCGCGAAGATTTCGGTGCGAGAGGTCAGCGATTATCCGCTAAACCTGTTGAAGTCGCTCGCCGCCTGCGCGCCGCCGGCGTGTGGTGGAACGCCGACGGTCGCGGTGCTGACGCCGGGTATCCACAACAGCGCCTATTTCGAGCACAGCTTCCTTGCCGATCAGATGGGTGCCGAACTGGTCGAGGGTCATGATCTGCGTGTCGTCGACGGCCGCGTGGCGATGCGGACGACGCAGGGCTATACGCCGATCGACGTCCTTTATCGCCGCGTCGACGATGATTTCCTCGACCCGCTCAATTTCCGCCCGGACTCGGTGCTCGGCGTGCCGGGGATCTGGGACGTCTATCGCGCCGGCGGGATTACGATCGCGAATGCGCCGGGGACGGGGATCGCCGACGACAAGGCGCTCTATAGCTACATGCCCGACATCATCGAATTCTATACGGGAGAGAAGGCGCTGCTTCCCAATGTGCCGACTTGGCGCTGCAGCGAGCCCGAACATCTGCGCGAGGTGCTCGACCGGTTGCCCGAACTGGTCGTGAAGGAAGTCCATGGGTCGGGTGGCTATGGCATGCTCGTCGGCCCCGCCGCGAGCAAGAAGGAGATCGCCGCCTTCCGCGCGAAGCTTGAAGCGAACCCGCGCAATTATATCGCGCAGCCGACGCTGTCGCTGTCGACCGTACCAATCTTTACCAAGGCGGGCTTGGCGCCGCGGCACGTGGATTTACGACCTTTCGTGCTGATGTCGCCGCAGAGGATCCGGATCACGCCCGGCGGGTTGACGCGCGTCGCGATGAGCAAGGGATCGCTGGTGGTGAACAGCAGCCAGGGCGGCGGGACCAAAGACACCTGGGTATTGGAAGACTGA
- the secA gene encoding preprotein translocase subunit SecA: MFAGLAKSLFGSSNDRYVNSIRKIVDKINAFEPAMQALDDAGLQAQTQKFRDRLEAGETLDDILPEAFATVREAAVRTLGMRHFDVQMVGGIVLHRGEIAEMATGEGKTLMATLPCYLNALEGKGVHVVTVNDYLARRDAEWMGTVYGFLGLTTGIIVPNLNEMQRRDAYNSDITYATNNELGFDYLRDNMKFDRQQMVHRTFNFGIVDEVDSILIDEARTPLIISGPTDDKSELYIRVNEVVLGLTEDDYEKDEKSKSISLTEDGTEHVERLLEAAGLLQGSNLYDIENTQVVHHVNQALKAIQMFRIDTDYIVKDGKVVIIDEFTGRMMDGRRWSDGLHQAVEAKEGVQIEPENQTLASITFQNYFRMYPKLSGMTGTAATEAAEFFDIYKMNVVNIPTNRPIARIDDEDEFYKNITDKFGAIAKTIREANERGQPVLVGTVSIEKSELLSSFLEKENVPHSVLNARFHESEAHIVAQAGRTGAVTIATNMAGRGTDIKLGGNEEFRIDDELKDLPEGPERDAAVARIQAEVAAEREAVKAAGGLFVLATERHESRRIDNQLRGRSGRQGDPGLSKFYLCLDDDLLRIFGPDTLFSKMMNKNLEDGEAIGSKWLSKAIETAQKKVEARNYDIRKQVVEYDNVMNDQRKVIYEQRGEIIDSETVDEVMTAMRAETVNAIVADACPPGSYPEQWDVEAMKERTANILDLSPPIDDWMQEDAVDAEMFEERIQQAADAVAAEKAGLVDAETWKGIEKSILLQTLDHHWKEHLSTLDALRQVVFLRAYAQKQPINEYKQEAFALFERMLQNIREDVTRTVARIDLRFEEPEAMPLPDLPDFLTTHIDPFTGEDNSADIDAGTLGVIANTLPPMQVPKPDLPEGENPYAELEISRNAPCPCGSGRKYKHCHGAI; encoded by the coding sequence ATGTTTGCTGGCCTTGCCAAGAGTCTTTTCGGCTCGTCCAACGATCGCTACGTCAACTCGATCCGCAAGATCGTCGACAAGATCAACGCTTTCGAGCCCGCAATGCAGGCGCTCGACGACGCCGGGCTGCAGGCACAGACGCAGAAATTTCGCGACCGGCTCGAAGCCGGCGAGACGCTCGACGACATCCTGCCCGAAGCCTTTGCGACGGTGCGTGAGGCCGCGGTCCGCACGCTCGGCATGCGCCATTTCGATGTGCAGATGGTCGGCGGCATCGTCCTTCATCGCGGCGAGATCGCCGAGATGGCGACGGGTGAAGGGAAGACGCTGATGGCGACCCTGCCCTGCTATCTGAACGCGCTGGAAGGCAAGGGCGTCCATGTCGTGACCGTCAACGACTATCTCGCTCGCCGCGACGCCGAATGGATGGGCACGGTTTACGGCTTCCTTGGCCTGACGACAGGGATCATCGTCCCGAACCTCAACGAGATGCAGCGCCGCGACGCCTATAACAGCGACATCACCTATGCGACGAACAACGAACTCGGCTTCGATTACCTCCGCGACAATATGAAGTTCGACCGTCAGCAGATGGTCCACCGCACCTTCAATTTCGGCATCGTCGACGAGGTCGATTCGATCCTGATCGACGAAGCGCGGACCCCGCTGATCATTTCGGGCCCGACGGACGACAAGTCCGAGCTGTATATCCGCGTCAACGAGGTCGTGCTGGGCCTGACCGAGGATGATTATGAGAAGGACGAAAAGTCCAAGTCGATCAGCCTGACCGAAGACGGCACCGAGCATGTCGAGCGCCTGCTCGAAGCCGCGGGGCTGCTGCAGGGCAGCAACCTCTACGATATCGAGAACACGCAGGTCGTCCATCACGTCAACCAGGCGCTGAAGGCGATCCAGATGTTCCGGATCGATACCGACTATATCGTCAAGGACGGCAAGGTTGTCATCATCGACGAATTCACCGGCCGCATGATGGATGGGCGCCGTTGGTCCGATGGCCTGCACCAGGCGGTCGAGGCGAAGGAAGGCGTGCAGATCGAGCCCGAGAACCAGACGCTCGCCTCGATCACTTTCCAGAATTATTTCCGCATGTATCCGAAGCTTTCGGGCATGACGGGCACCGCGGCGACCGAGGCGGCCGAATTCTTCGACATCTATAAGATGAACGTCGTCAACATCCCGACCAACCGTCCGATCGCGCGTATCGACGACGAGGATGAATTCTACAAGAATATCACCGACAAGTTCGGCGCGATCGCAAAGACGATCCGCGAGGCGAACGAGCGCGGCCAGCCGGTGCTCGTCGGCACCGTGTCGATCGAGAAATCCGAGCTGCTGTCGTCGTTCCTCGAAAAGGAAAATGTGCCGCACAGCGTGCTCAACGCGCGTTTCCACGAAAGCGAAGCGCATATCGTCGCTCAGGCGGGGCGCACCGGTGCGGTGACGATCGCGACGAACATGGCGGGCCGCGGCACCGACATCAAACTCGGCGGCAACGAAGAATTCCGCATCGACGACGAGCTCAAGGACCTGCCCGAAGGCCCCGAGCGCGACGCCGCGGTCGCGCGTATCCAGGCCGAAGTCGCTGCCGAGCGCGAAGCGGTGAAGGCCGCCGGCGGGCTGTTCGTGCTCGCGACCGAACGGCACGAAAGCCGCCGCATCGACAACCAGCTGCGCGGCCGTTCGGGACGCCAGGGCGACCCCGGCCTGTCGAAATTCTACCTCTGCCTCGACGATGACCTGCTGCGCATCTTCGGCCCCGACACGCTGTTTTCCAAGATGATGAACAAGAATCTGGAGGATGGCGAGGCGATCGGATCGAAATGGTTGTCGAAGGCGATCGAGACCGCCCAGAAAAAGGTCGAGGCGCGCAACTACGACATCCGCAAGCAGGTCGTCGAATATGACAACGTCATGAACGACCAGCGCAAGGTCATCTATGAACAGCGCGGCGAGATCATCGACAGCGAGACCGTCGATGAGGTCATGACCGCAATGCGCGCGGAAACGGTCAATGCAATCGTCGCCGACGCGTGCCCCCCGGGCAGCTATCCCGAGCAATGGGACGTCGAGGCGATGAAGGAGCGCACGGCGAACATCCTCGACCTTTCGCCGCCGATCGACGACTGGATGCAGGAAGATGCGGTCGACGCCGAAATGTTCGAGGAGCGCATTCAGCAGGCGGCCGACGCGGTCGCCGCCGAAAAGGCCGGCCTGGTCGATGCCGAAACGTGGAAGGGGATTGAGAAGTCGATCCTGCTCCAGACGCTGGATCACCATTGGAAAGAGCATCTCTCGACGCTCGACGCGCTGCGTCAGGTCGTGTTCCTGCGCGCCTATGCGCAGAAGCAGCCGATCAACGAATATAAGCAGGAAGCCTTTGCCCTGTTCGAACGCATGCTGCAGAATATCCGCGAGGATGTGACGCGGACCGTTGCGCGCATCGACCTTCGCTTCGAAGAGCCCGAGGCGATGCCGCTGCCCGACCTGCCCGATTTCCTGACGACGCACATCGACCCGTTCACGGGCGAGGATAACAGCGCCGACATCGATGCGGGTACGCTCGGCGTGATCGCGAATACGCTCCCGCCGATGCAGGTGCCGAAGCCCGATCTGCCCGAGGGCGAAAATCCCTACGCCGAGCTGGAGATCAGCCGCAACGCGCCATGTCCGTGCGGTTCGGGGCGCAAATACAAACATTGCCACGGGGCGATCTGA
- a CDS encoding SDR family oxidoreductase produces the protein MARKAIFITGGGSGIGRAVARHFAGQGWFVGIADVNRAGIDETAALLPEGASSRHVMDVRDRDQWKAALAEFEKAGGGRLDVLFNNAGIGSGGQYMDMAPEEADRLIAINFGGVVNGIYMALPLLRATPGSTILNTGSASGFYGVAGLAVYSATKFAVRGLTEALEIEFAKHDIKVRSLMPGFIDTPLLDQVSADSNEPARTRLSDSGFEIVPVERVAEAAWEAVHGTSVHTTVGKMAKRLSRLARWFPGLIVRQSKKIDGLGAAGH, from the coding sequence GTGGCACGGAAGGCGATTTTCATCACCGGGGGCGGATCGGGCATCGGCCGCGCCGTCGCGCGTCATTTCGCCGGGCAGGGCTGGTTCGTCGGCATCGCCGACGTCAACCGCGCCGGAATCGATGAAACCGCCGCGCTGCTTCCCGAGGGGGCATCATCGCGCCATGTCATGGATGTACGCGACCGCGATCAGTGGAAGGCCGCGCTCGCCGAGTTTGAGAAGGCCGGCGGCGGCCGCCTCGATGTGCTGTTCAACAACGCCGGCATCGGGTCGGGAGGCCAGTATATGGACATGGCGCCGGAGGAGGCCGACCGATTGATCGCGATCAATTTCGGCGGCGTCGTCAACGGCATCTATATGGCGCTTCCGCTGCTCCGCGCGACGCCAGGGTCGACGATCCTCAACACCGGATCGGCGTCGGGCTTTTACGGCGTCGCAGGGCTCGCAGTCTATTCGGCGACCAAATTCGCGGTGCGCGGTCTGACCGAGGCACTCGAAATCGAGTTCGCCAAACACGATATCAAGGTGCGCTCGCTGATGCCGGGCTTCATCGACACACCCTTGCTCGACCAGGTCAGCGCCGACAGCAACGAACCCGCGCGCACCCGCCTGTCGGACAGCGGCTTCGAAATCGTCCCTGTCGAACGCGTCGCCGAGGCCGCTTGGGAAGCGGTGCACGGGACCAGCGTCCACACCACCGTCGGCAAGATGGCAAAGCGGCTGTCACGCCTCGCGCGCTGGTTCCCCGGATTGATCGTCCGCCAGTCGAAAAAGATCGACGGGCTGGGCGCGGCGGGACACTAA
- a CDS encoding head GIN domain-containing protein codes for MTSLSSDILRGAALAATALLLSGPASAAEKRYGLTSFETIDVSADVTVEVVNRAPVSAVATGPQDALDRLNVEARDGKLVISERQFAGDEKRRGPRGPVVVRINAANLRAATLAGAGSLQIDRLKGQRAMVGLRGPGRLTVGQIITDRLQVGMIGNGTMILAGAAKNAQMTLSGAGSVDAGALTVDELISDSEGAGDHILRAVKSATVTARGIGKTVVLGKPVCTVRNIGSGSVTCGPGK; via the coding sequence ATGACCAGCTTATCGTCCGACATCCTGCGCGGAGCCGCGCTCGCGGCAACTGCGCTGCTTCTCTCCGGCCCGGCATCGGCGGCTGAAAAGCGCTATGGCCTCACCAGCTTCGAGACGATCGACGTCAGCGCCGATGTGACGGTCGAGGTGGTGAACCGCGCCCCCGTCAGCGCCGTCGCGACCGGACCGCAGGACGCGCTCGACCGGCTGAACGTCGAAGCGCGCGATGGCAAGCTGGTGATCAGCGAGCGCCAGTTTGCGGGCGATGAAAAGCGCCGCGGCCCACGCGGGCCGGTGGTCGTACGCATCAATGCCGCGAACCTGCGTGCGGCAACGCTTGCCGGGGCGGGGTCGCTCCAGATCGACAGATTGAAGGGACAGCGCGCGATGGTCGGTCTGCGCGGCCCGGGAAGGCTGACGGTAGGACAGATTATCACCGACCGGCTTCAGGTCGGGATGATCGGCAATGGTACGATGATCCTCGCGGGCGCCGCCAAAAATGCACAGATGACGCTGTCCGGCGCCGGCTCGGTTGATGCCGGCGCGCTGACGGTCGACGAGCTGATCAGCGACAGCGAGGGCGCAGGCGACCATATCCTGCGCGCGGTCAAAAGCGCCACGGTCACCGCGCGCGGGATCGGCAAGACTGTCGTGCTCGGCAAGCCGGTCTGTACGGTGCGCAATATCGGCAGTGGGTCGGTGACCTGCGGGCCGGGGAAATAG
- a CDS encoding head GIN domain-containing protein, whose translation MRNWTMTVLPLALAMTVTACSAEVTSDSKNGKRTVEAGPLTTQSYDLKDFTGVKVAGPDDVTIRRGAAFSITAKGPKGVIDELEIKLDGDMLSIGRKNSGFSFGSSDDDVEIAITMPALRAVRLTGSGEIDADTVDGDAVEAVVTGSGDLKVATLNGKSAKITVSGSGDIEVGGGTIGSGDFDVTGSGSIDAGALSATTLDVSITGSGDVDAKASSSADIAILGSGDATIGGGGKCSTRTMGSGTATCN comes from the coding sequence ATGCGTAACTGGACGATGACGGTTTTGCCGCTGGCTCTTGCGATGACCGTCACGGCGTGCAGCGCCGAGGTGACGAGCGACAGCAAGAATGGCAAGCGCACGGTCGAGGCCGGACCGTTGACCACGCAGAGCTATGATCTCAAAGATTTTACCGGTGTGAAGGTGGCCGGCCCCGACGATGTTACCATCCGCCGCGGCGCGGCCTTCTCGATCACCGCGAAGGGGCCGAAGGGCGTGATCGACGAACTCGAGATCAAGCTGGACGGCGACATGTTGTCGATCGGGCGCAAGAATTCGGGCTTCAGTTTCGGCAGCAGCGACGACGATGTCGAGATCGCGATCACCATGCCTGCGCTGCGCGCGGTACGCCTGACCGGGTCGGGCGAGATCGACGCGGACACTGTGGACGGCGATGCGGTCGAGGCGGTCGTCACCGGATCGGGCGACCTGAAAGTCGCGACCCTGAACGGCAAGAGCGCAAAAATCACCGTTTCGGGATCGGGCGACATCGAAGTCGGCGGCGGCACGATCGGATCGGGCGATTTCGATGTGACGGGATCGGGCAGCATCGACGCGGGGGCGCTTTCAGCGACGACGCTCGACGTATCGATCACCGGATCGGGTGACGTCGACGCGAAAGCGAGCAGCAGCGCCGATATCGCGATTCTCGGATCGGGCGACGCGACGATCGGCGGTGGCGGCAAATGCTCGACGCGCACGATGGGGTCGGGCACCGCGACCTGCAACTGA
- a CDS encoding GreA/GreB family elongation factor → MSVAFRRESDDEHKEPEFELPIPVGANLVTPRGARLLGEEVVRLESEIAAAADEDARKKLQRRLRYFHTRQATAEVQAPPEVGSVGIGSRVTYRLNQAEKTITIVGGDEADPARGHIAFSAPLARALMGAEAGESVEYQDRQDAIAILAAEPDPETQA, encoded by the coding sequence ATGAGCGTAGCATTTCGCCGCGAAAGCGACGACGAACATAAGGAACCCGAGTTCGAACTGCCGATCCCGGTCGGCGCGAACCTTGTGACGCCGCGCGGTGCACGCCTGCTCGGCGAAGAGGTCGTGCGTCTCGAAAGCGAGATTGCGGCAGCGGCGGATGAGGACGCGCGCAAGAAGTTGCAGCGCCGCCTCCGCTATTTCCACACCCGGCAAGCGACCGCCGAGGTGCAGGCGCCACCCGAGGTCGGCAGCGTCGGCATCGGAAGCCGTGTAACGTACCGGCTGAACCAGGCCGAAAAGACGATCACGATCGTGGGCGGCGACGAGGCCGACCCGGCGCGCGGCCATATCGCCTTTTCCGCCCCGCTCGCCCGCGCGCTGATGGGCGCAGAGGCTGGTGAGAGCGTCGAATATCAGGACCGTCAGGATGCCATCGCAATCCTCGCAGCCGAGCCCGATCCGGAGACGCAGGCATGA
- a CDS encoding NAD(P)/FAD-dependent oxidoreductase, producing MTTVNYDAIVLGAGAAGLMCAAVAGQRGRRVLLLDHADQVGKKILISGGGRCNFTNIHTAPDRYISANPHFAKSALARYTAADFIALVDRYGIAHHEKTLGQLFCDGSAKQIVAMLLDECAKGGVDVRCGEAIGQISHSDATFRGTFGNFHFAAPSLVIATGGPSIPKMGATGLAYDLARQFGLKVVEPRPALVPLTLGGDDVLFRELSGIAAPVEARAGKMAFREAALFTHRGLSGPAILQVSSYWRHGEPVTIDLLPDAPRGWLLDAKRTRPRTTLRATLGALLPDRLAETLAERLALPGELGAQTDRKLADAEAQLAGWIFRPNGTEGFAKAEVTVGGISTANLSSQTMMAKTVPNLYAVGEAVDVTGWLGGYNFQWAWASGHAAGQVI from the coding sequence ATGACCACGGTCAATTATGACGCCATCGTGCTGGGTGCCGGCGCGGCCGGATTGATGTGCGCCGCGGTCGCGGGACAGCGCGGGCGGCGCGTGCTGCTGCTCGACCATGCCGACCAGGTGGGAAAGAAAATCCTGATATCGGGTGGCGGACGTTGCAACTTCACCAACATCCACACCGCCCCCGACCGCTATATTTCGGCAAACCCGCATTTCGCCAAGTCGGCGCTCGCGCGCTACACCGCTGCCGATTTCATCGCGCTCGTCGATCGCTATGGCATCGCGCATCACGAAAAAACGCTTGGCCAGCTCTTCTGCGACGGTTCGGCGAAACAGATCGTCGCGATGCTGCTCGACGAATGCGCCAAGGGCGGCGTCGACGTCCGCTGCGGCGAAGCTATCGGCCAAATATCCCATAGCGATGCGACGTTCCGCGGCACTTTCGGCAACTTCCACTTCGCCGCCCCAAGCCTTGTCATCGCAACCGGCGGCCCGTCGATCCCCAAGATGGGCGCGACCGGCCTCGCCTATGACCTCGCCCGCCAGTTCGGCCTGAAGGTCGTGGAGCCGCGCCCTGCGCTCGTCCCGCTCACGCTCGGCGGCGATGATGTCCTGTTCCGCGAACTTTCGGGAATCGCGGCTCCCGTCGAAGCCCGCGCGGGCAAAATGGCGTTCCGCGAGGCGGCATTGTTCACCCATCGCGGCCTGTCGGGTCCCGCGATCCTGCAAGTGAGCAGCTATTGGCGCCATGGCGAGCCCGTGACGATCGACCTATTGCCCGACGCCCCGCGTGGCTGGCTGCTCGACGCGAAACGCACCCGGCCCCGCACCACTCTGCGCGCCACGCTCGGTGCGCTTCTCCCCGACCGCCTCGCCGAAACCCTCGCCGAACGCCTCGCGCTTCCCGGCGAACTCGGCGCCCAGACCGACCGCAAGCTCGCCGATGCAGAGGCGCAACTCGCGGGCTGGATTTTCCGTCCGAACGGCACCGAAGGCTTCGCCAAAGCCGAGGTCACGGTGGGCGGAATCTCGACTGCAAACCTATCCTCGCAAACAATGATGGCCAAAACCGTCCCGAACCTCTATGCGGTCGGCGAAGCCGTAGATGTCACAGGGTGGTTAGGCGGCTATAATTTTCAATGGGCCTGGGCCAGCGGACACGCTGCCGGACAGGTGATTTAA